Proteins encoded by one window of Desulfurispira natronophila:
- a CDS encoding adenosylcobalamin-dependent ribonucleoside-diphosphate reductase — protein sequence MTVETQAVKLTETAETVLKRRYYLKGEQGEPVENWEKLCRRVANAVALPDRDLDDYEELKDHFFSLIYQLDFLPNSPCLMNAGTGIGQLSACFVLPVEDSMEGIFSAVKNGALVHKTGGGTGYSFSRLRPKNATVSSTQGVASGPLSFAAVFDVATETIKQGGKRRGANMGVLRVDHPDIMDFICAKEDQTRFTNFNFSVAITDAFMKALYDEAEYDLVDPVTCEIVERLNAREVYDKIVELAWHNGEPGVLFIDTANRANPTPQLGEFEATNPCGEQWLLPYESCNLGSINLGQFVKGGEVDYDRLARCTRLATRFLDNVIDCNVFPIPEIAEMTMKTRKIGLGVMGLHDMLIQMAIPYGSRNARELSSKVMSFIRRVSQETSEELARIKEPFPAYDPKTNDYTPRRNAALTSIQPTGTVSMIADCASGCEPYFSIVMVKHVMDGDRLLMVNKHFERVAKEEGFYSSELMAKVADTGTVVGHSEIPAVWQDVFRTAQDISYGDHIQMQGNLQCNGVDSSISKTINMSNAATKEDVRLAYMMGYELGCKGLTVYRDGSRDHQVLNTKSASEKTRQEAVVSQDGLIDKQDLPDVLSAKRYRLKDPDHNNIYIIICFDENEKPMEVFVKFPYENRVDLKDKSTMWTTSCRLVSLALRYNIPMEEVIKQLDRSSGHMLDLPAQLGKLLKSFMAATQNGFHVKCPDCGSMLAFEEGCETCHSCGYSKCS from the coding sequence ATGACCGTTGAGACGCAAGCAGTGAAACTAACGGAAACCGCAGAGACGGTGTTAAAGCGACGGTACTATCTCAAGGGAGAGCAGGGTGAGCCGGTGGAAAACTGGGAGAAGCTCTGTCGTCGTGTCGCCAATGCTGTCGCTCTTCCTGATCGAGACCTGGATGACTACGAAGAGTTGAAAGATCACTTTTTCTCCCTCATCTATCAGCTGGATTTTTTACCTAACTCCCCTTGCCTCATGAATGCAGGCACTGGCATCGGCCAGCTTTCGGCTTGTTTTGTGCTGCCAGTGGAAGACTCCATGGAGGGTATCTTCTCCGCCGTAAAAAACGGTGCTCTTGTGCATAAAACGGGAGGGGGCACTGGCTACTCTTTCTCTCGTCTGCGGCCAAAAAATGCTACGGTCAGCTCCACTCAGGGTGTGGCCAGTGGCCCCCTGAGCTTTGCTGCTGTCTTTGATGTGGCTACCGAGACTATTAAGCAGGGTGGCAAGCGCCGTGGTGCCAACATGGGGGTGTTGCGGGTGGATCATCCGGATATAATGGACTTTATCTGCGCCAAAGAGGACCAGACTCGCTTTACCAACTTCAACTTCAGCGTCGCCATTACCGATGCCTTCATGAAGGCGCTCTACGACGAAGCAGAGTATGATCTGGTAGATCCGGTGACCTGCGAGATCGTCGAGCGCCTCAACGCTCGCGAGGTTTACGACAAAATTGTTGAGTTGGCCTGGCACAATGGAGAACCAGGAGTGCTCTTTATTGATACTGCCAACCGGGCCAACCCCACTCCTCAGCTGGGGGAGTTTGAGGCTACCAACCCTTGTGGTGAACAGTGGCTGTTGCCCTATGAGAGTTGCAACTTGGGCTCTATAAACCTGGGACAGTTTGTGAAAGGTGGTGAGGTGGATTACGACCGCCTGGCCCGCTGTACCCGCTTGGCAACTCGCTTTCTCGATAATGTCATTGACTGTAATGTGTTCCCTATTCCCGAAATAGCTGAGATGACCATGAAAACCCGCAAGATAGGTTTGGGGGTCATGGGTTTGCACGATATGCTGATTCAGATGGCCATTCCATACGGCTCCCGTAACGCGCGCGAGCTTAGTAGCAAAGTCATGTCTTTTATCCGTCGAGTATCCCAGGAAACTTCAGAGGAGCTAGCCAGAATCAAGGAGCCCTTTCCGGCTTACGACCCCAAGACCAATGATTATACCCCTCGGCGCAATGCTGCTCTTACTTCCATTCAGCCTACGGGAACTGTTTCCATGATTGCCGACTGTGCCAGTGGCTGTGAGCCTTATTTTTCCATTGTCATGGTGAAGCATGTTATGGATGGTGACCGCCTGCTTATGGTGAACAAGCATTTTGAGCGGGTAGCCAAGGAGGAAGGCTTCTATTCCAGCGAGCTTATGGCCAAGGTAGCTGACACTGGAACCGTGGTAGGTCACAGTGAGATTCCCGCGGTATGGCAGGATGTCTTTCGTACAGCCCAGGATATCTCCTACGGGGACCACATACAGATGCAGGGTAACTTGCAGTGCAATGGCGTAGACAGCTCCATTAGCAAGACGATTAACATGTCTAACGCCGCAACCAAGGAAGATGTACGCCTGGCCTATATGATGGGGTACGAGCTTGGCTGCAAGGGCTTGACAGTGTATCGTGACGGTTCCCGGGATCATCAGGTGCTTAATACCAAGTCTGCTTCCGAGAAGACTCGACAGGAGGCTGTGGTGAGCCAGGATGGGTTGATTGATAAGCAGGATCTTCCCGATGTGCTCAGCGCCAAGCGCTATCGACTCAAGGATCCGGATCACAATAACATCTATATAATTATCTGCTTTGATGAGAATGAGAAGCCCATGGAGGTTTTCGTTAAATTTCCTTATGAAAATCGCGTCGACCTTAAGGACAAATCGACCATGTGGACCACCTCATGCCGTCTTGTCTCTTTGGCGTTGCGCTACAATATCCCCATGGAGGAGGTGATCAAGCAGCTGGATCGCTCCAGCGGTCACATGCTTGATCTGCCTGCCCAGCTAGGGAAACTGCTGAAATCATTTATGGCTGCTACTCAGAACGGTTTTCACGTAAAGTGCCCCGACTGTGGTTCCATGCTGGCCTTTGAAGAGGGCTGTGAGACCTGCCACAGTTGCGGCTACAGTAAATGCTCATGA
- a CDS encoding TIGR01212 family radical SAM protein (This family includes YhcC from E. coli K-12, an uncharacterized radical SAM protein.), which yields MWRIEGKRYIGLNEYFRFRFGAKVYKVPVDAGFSCPNRESRQQGGCVYCSPSGSAAAIAAEYGSVSEQVQRAIASLRRRHKARKFLAYLQAYSNTHAPVGELRLLYDRVLSLSEDFIGLSVGTRPDCIDEERLDLLESYQREGYELWVEYGVQSLKDESLEFIRRGHNVDTALRAIEATRQRGIKVCAHVIFGLPTESLQESVEGVRQLGTMGVDGIKIHMLHIIEGTELARMYRQHPFVLPTLAEYTDAVAQAIGSLPLDCVIHRLTGDASSREQLVAPEWITQKQCVLEAITEQLRAKNLRQGMSCFR from the coding sequence ATGTGGCGCATAGAGGGTAAGCGCTACATTGGCCTGAATGAATACTTCCGCTTTCGCTTTGGTGCCAAGGTCTATAAGGTGCCGGTGGACGCGGGTTTTTCCTGTCCTAACCGTGAAAGTCGCCAGCAGGGCGGCTGTGTGTACTGCTCCCCTTCCGGCAGTGCGGCCGCTATCGCCGCTGAGTACGGTTCTGTCAGTGAACAGGTGCAGCGGGCTATTGCTTCTCTGCGTCGTCGCCACAAGGCGCGCAAATTCCTGGCCTATCTTCAAGCCTACTCCAATACTCATGCGCCGGTGGGTGAGCTGCGCTTGCTCTATGACCGGGTGCTTTCCTTGAGTGAGGACTTCATCGGTCTGTCCGTTGGCACGCGACCCGACTGTATCGATGAAGAGCGATTGGATTTGCTGGAGTCCTATCAGCGCGAGGGTTATGAGCTGTGGGTGGAGTATGGGGTTCAGAGCCTGAAGGATGAGTCCCTGGAGTTTATCCGCCGTGGTCACAATGTGGATACAGCCCTGCGGGCTATAGAGGCGACTCGCCAGCGGGGTATCAAGGTTTGTGCCCATGTTATCTTTGGTCTGCCCACAGAGAGTTTGCAAGAAAGCGTGGAGGGCGTCAGGCAGCTGGGGACAATGGGTGTTGACGGTATAAAAATTCACATGCTGCATATTATAGAAGGCACGGAGCTGGCCCGCATGTATCGTCAGCATCCATTTGTGCTGCCAACTCTTGCGGAGTATACTGATGCAGTAGCGCAGGCCATAGGCAGTTTGCCACTTGATTGCGTGATTCACCGTCTGACCGGTGATGCTTCATCGCGGGAGCAGCTGGTGGCACCTGAGTGGATAACACAGAAGCAATGTGTTCTGGAGGCGATAACAGAGCAGTTGCGGGCCAAAAATCTCAGGCAAGGCATGTCTTGTTTCAGGTAA
- the hisF gene encoding imidazole glycerol phosphate synthase subunit HisF — protein MLTKRIIPCLDVDKGRVVKGINFVNLVDAGDPVEVARRYDQAGADEVTFLDITASSDARGILLDMVRRTADQVFIPLTVGGGVRELEDIRQLLNAGADKVSINTAAVKKPEFVRAASERFGSQCIVVAVDGKRVGDHWEIFTHGGRNATGIDAVEWCQRMESYGCGEILLTSMDCDGTKNGYDLEFTWAVSTAVGIPVIASGGVGNLEHMYDGFAEGKADAALAASIFHFGIYTIGEAKQYLHDRGIPVRFPRSCGA, from the coding sequence ATGTTAACTAAACGAATCATCCCCTGTCTCGATGTGGACAAGGGACGAGTGGTCAAAGGTATAAACTTCGTCAATTTGGTGGATGCCGGTGATCCGGTGGAGGTGGCTCGTCGCTACGATCAAGCGGGGGCTGATGAGGTGACGTTTCTTGATATCACGGCCTCCAGCGATGCTCGCGGCATTCTGTTGGATATGGTGCGTCGCACGGCGGATCAGGTCTTCATCCCTTTGACGGTGGGTGGTGGCGTGCGGGAGCTGGAGGATATCCGCCAGCTGCTCAATGCCGGTGCTGACAAGGTGAGTATAAACACAGCGGCAGTAAAAAAACCAGAGTTTGTGCGAGCCGCCAGTGAGCGATTTGGCAGTCAGTGTATTGTGGTGGCAGTCGATGGCAAGCGGGTAGGAGACCACTGGGAAATTTTTACCCACGGTGGTCGCAATGCCACCGGTATCGACGCGGTGGAGTGGTGCCAGCGCATGGAGTCCTACGGCTGCGGCGAGATTCTGCTGACCAGCATGGACTGTGACGGTACCAAGAACGGATACGATCTGGAGTTTACCTGGGCAGTTTCTACAGCAGTGGGCATCCCCGTCATTGCCAGTGGTGGCGTTGGCAACTTGGAGCATATGTACGATGGTTTTGCTGAAGGCAAGGCTGATGCCGCTCTGGCCGCCTCCATTTTTCACTTTGGCATCTACACCATCGGCGAGGCCAAGCAGTACCTGCATGACCGTGGTATTCCCGTGCGCTTTCCCCGTTCATGTGGCGCATAG
- a CDS encoding TrpB-like pyridoxal phosphate-dependent enzyme, translated as MDKKILLNESEMPRHWYNIIAHMPNQPAPPIDPSTGEPAAPEKLARIFAPQLLEQEMGQGGPYVEIPEEVFDTYRIWRPAPLVRATELEKLLDTPAKIYYKYEGVSPAGSHKPNTAIPQIYYNKINGIRRIATETGAGQWGTSVAFATQRFGIESVIYMVKVSYEQKPYRKAMMEMWGGKVIPSPSNQTACGRAMLKEDPNSNGSLGGAISEALEDTLAREDTRYCLGSVLNHVALHQTIVGEESIKQMEKVGEYPDVVIGCAGGGSNLAGIAFPYIRENMINGKKTEIIAVEPTACPTLTKGSYTYDFGDVAQLTPQLKMYTLGSKFMPAGIHAGGLRYHGMSPLVSQLYHEGYMKAEAYNQLECFEAAAMFVRTEGILPAPESSHAIKAAIEQARKAKEEGKPKVILFNLSGHGHFDIASYEKYFQGELIAYEHPETEIAKSLGR; from the coding sequence ATGGACAAAAAGATACTCCTCAATGAATCGGAAATGCCTCGCCACTGGTATAACATTATTGCTCATATGCCCAACCAGCCGGCTCCGCCCATCGATCCATCTACCGGTGAGCCCGCCGCTCCCGAAAAGCTGGCCCGCATCTTTGCCCCCCAGTTGCTGGAACAGGAAATGGGTCAGGGAGGCCCCTATGTGGAGATTCCCGAGGAGGTCTTTGACACTTATCGCATTTGGCGTCCTGCCCCTCTTGTTCGGGCGACGGAGCTGGAGAAGCTGCTGGATACTCCTGCCAAGATCTACTATAAGTACGAAGGTGTGTCTCCTGCCGGGTCCCATAAACCCAATACGGCTATTCCTCAGATATACTACAACAAGATCAACGGGATCAGGCGCATTGCCACTGAGACGGGCGCTGGCCAGTGGGGTACCTCCGTTGCCTTTGCCACCCAGCGCTTTGGTATCGAGTCTGTTATCTATATGGTCAAGGTAAGTTATGAGCAGAAGCCCTACCGCAAGGCGATGATGGAGATGTGGGGTGGTAAGGTTATTCCCTCTCCCTCCAATCAGACTGCTTGTGGCCGGGCTATGCTGAAAGAGGATCCCAACTCCAACGGTAGTCTGGGAGGTGCTATCTCAGAAGCGCTGGAGGACACCCTGGCTCGCGAGGATACCCGTTACTGCCTGGGCAGTGTGCTTAACCACGTGGCTCTACACCAGACAATTGTGGGCGAGGAGTCCATTAAGCAAATGGAAAAAGTCGGCGAGTATCCCGACGTTGTTATTGGTTGCGCCGGTGGCGGCTCTAACTTGGCAGGTATTGCCTTTCCTTATATTCGCGAAAATATGATCAACGGCAAGAAGACCGAAATCATCGCTGTTGAACCCACCGCCTGCCCCACCCTGACCAAAGGTTCCTACACCTACGACTTTGGCGATGTGGCCCAGCTTACTCCCCAACTGAAGATGTACACCCTCGGTTCCAAGTTTATGCCCGCCGGCATCCATGCTGGAGGACTGCGCTATCATGGCATGAGCCCTCTGGTAAGTCAGCTCTATCACGAAGGCTACATGAAAGCCGAAGCCTACAATCAGTTGGAGTGCTTTGAAGCTGCCGCCATGTTCGTGCGTACCGAAGGCATCCTGCCTGCTCCTGAGTCTAGCCACGCCATCAAAGCAGCGATAGAGCAGGCTCGTAAAGCCAAGGAAGAGGGGAAGCCCAAAGTTATCCTCTTTAACCTCAGTGGTCATGGGCACTTTGACATCGCCTCTTACGAGAAATACTTCCAGGGCGAGCTGATTGCTTACGAACACCCTGAAACCGAGATTGCCAAGTCGCTTGGGAGATAG